A DNA window from Aspergillus nidulans FGSC A4 chromosome V contains the following coding sequences:
- a CDS encoding protein aglE (transcript_id=CADANIAT00002864) gives MCYEPNVLKVHTQFARSPVSSMAAQTITIRSNALAVTVYIDNEGAAYLEPITPVRCTPRRPISRYFESHHAPLVEVRLAGEGTQKHKSSKSLVGGYIGPRLRYRSSVIRDSEGSKTADITLSDPELNFTVIVHLTVYGSTPTLRATTTIRNHSDQELIVTQVTSLVLGGLTTGSAEWWDEYTLSIPTNSWFREAQWIEHDLPGLGLDDYGVYGRPENHFASLAHYAVSNRGTFSTEGHLPMGLLKRRDNGDTWLWQVENNGSWRWEIGDWKDSVYLAAGGPVETDHDWRLILQPGEESTTVPVALVHVYDDYEKAFSALTRYRRIIRRKHEDNSRLPIIFNDYMNCLMGDPTEEKILALVDPVIKAGAEYFVIDCGWYADEAGWWDDVGEWEPSNKRFPNGFSTLLAQLRKKGLIPGLWIEPEVIGVRSKVAAQLPDEAFFQRDGERILEKGRYQLDYRHSAVRSRMHGIIERLVIEFGVGYFKFDYNIDVTQGTDISTSSPGAAQLEHNRAYLTWVNELLDRYPGLVVENCSSGGQRMDYAMLSTHPIQSSSDQQDPVKYAAISAALPTAVTPEQGAVWVYPQPEWDDETNAMSVVNALLGRVHLSGRLDLLSEQQVSLVNEGMDIYRSIRGDLPNATAFWPLGLPGWHDGWIVLGMAVDGGERFYMAVWRRGGLDTVVLPAPLLRARDLKAELLYPKAFATHFEWNVAEGSLRVGLASTLCARLFKLTVS, from the exons ATGTGCTACGAACCAAATGTGCTGAAAGTGCATACGCAATTCGCCAGGAGCC CCGTTAGCAGTATGGCCGCGCAAACCATCACAATCAGGAGCAATGCACTCGCCGTCACTGTATACATTGACAACGAAGGCGCAGCATACCTCGAGCCCATAACTCCAGTAAGATGCACGCCCAGAAGACCAATTTCAAGATACTTTGAATCCCATCACGCTCCGTTAGTCGAAGTTCGACTTGCGGGCGAAGGAACACAGAAGCACAAGTCCTCCAAGAGCCTGGTCGGGGGCTATATAGGACCACGGCTGCGCTACAGATCCTCCGTAATTAGAGACAGCGAAGGAAGCAAAACCGCCGATATAACGCTATCAGACCCCGAGCTTAATTTTACAGTGATCGTGCATTTAACCGTCTATGGCTCGACGCCTACTCTCAGAGCAACGACAACAATCCGCAACCACAGTGACCAGGAACTGATCGTTACCCAAGTGACATCGCTTGTGCTCGGCGGGCTGACCACTGGCTCAGCAGAATGGTGGGACGAATATACCCTGTCGATTCCAACAAACTCCTGGTTCCGCGAAGCTCAATGGATTGAACATGAtcttcctggccttgggTTAGACGACTATGGTGTTTACGGGCGTCCGGAGAACCACTTCGCCTCGCTTGCGCACTATGCGGTCTCAAACAGGGGGACGTTCTCAACGGAAGGCCACTTACCGATGGGTCTCTTGAAGCGCCGCGATAATGGCGACACGTGGTTGTGGCAGGTGGAGAATAACGGTTCCTGGCGATGGGAGATCGGTGACTGGAAGGATAGCGTATATTtggctgctggtggcccggTCGAGACGGATCATGACTGGAGACTGATCCTCCAGCCGGGTGAGGAATCCACAACGGTCCCTGTGGCGCTGGTCCATGTTTACGATGATTATGAGAAGGCGTTTTCCGCTTTGACACGATATCGACGGATCATTAGACGTAAACATGAGGATAACTCGCGTCTGCCTATTATCTTTAACGACTACATGAACTGCCTTATGGGTGACCCGACTGAAGAGAAGATCCTTGCACTTGTCGACCCCGTCATCAAAGCCGGCGCTGAGTACTTCGTCATTGACTGCGGTTGGTATGCCGACGAGGCAGGGTGGTGGGATGATGTCGGCGAGTGGGAGCCGTCAAATAAACGCTTTCCCAACGGCTTCTCGACTCTCCTTGCGCAGCTAAGAAAGAAAGGGCTCATTCCAGGGCTCTGGATCGAACCCGAGGTGATTGGCGTCCGGAGCAAGGTTGCAGCGCAACTGCCTGACGAAGCCTTCTTCCAACGCGATGGGGAGCGCATACTCGAAAAGGGCCGGTATCAGCTTGATTACCGGCACTCAGCCGTCCGGTCACGAATGCATGGGATTATAGAACGGTTGGTAATCGAGTTCGGCGTTGGATACTTCAAGTTCGACTACAATATCGATGTCACTCAGGGGACGGATATCAGCACTTCCAGTCCAGGAGCAGCGCAACTCGAGCATAACCGGGCATACTTGACGTGGGTAAATGAACTCTTGGATAGATATCCTGGCCTGGTGGTTGAGAATTGTTCGTCTGGCGGACAAAGGATGGACTACGCCATGCTGTCTACACATCCCATCCAGAGTAGCAGTGATCAGCAGGATCCTGTAAAATACGCGGCTATTTCTGCAGCGCTACCAACTGCCGTTACGCCAGAGCAGGGCGCCGTCTGGGTATATCCGCAGCCTGAATGGGATGACGAGACGAATGCTATGAGTGTTGTGAATGCGCTGCTAGGACGTGTTCATCTCAGTGGAAGGCTGGATCTGCTGAGTGAGCAACAGGTCAGTCTTGTTAACGAGGGCATGGATATCTATAGGAGTATAAGAGGGGATTTGCCGAATGCGACGGCGTTCTGGCCCCTCGGTTTGCCTGGCTGGCACGACGGATGGATTGTACTAGGGATGGCGGTGGACGGGGGTGAGAGGTTCTATATGGCTGTTTGGAGAAGAGGGGGCTTGGACACAGTAGTCCTCCCAGCACCTTTGCTGAGGGCGCGCGACCTTAAGGCTGAGCTGCTTTATCCAAAGGCGTTTGCGACCCATTTTGAGTGGAATGTAGCAGAGGGTTCTCTCAGGGTTGGATTGGCATCAACGCTTTGCGCTCGGTTATTCAAGTTAACGGTTTCCTAA
- a CDS encoding uncharacterized protein (transcript_id=CADANIAT00002866), producing MSIIMKGYDTALIGSFYAHPEFKSVRAQVAGQVLCGKLHVLPNFKNDYANHGTFILMGVMQTLVNRPDEWSYRIPYAVPWIWPALLCVIAISMPESPWWQAGMSANYSYKLALGGAAIAFIGTVLSWFLMKGFGRRSMYLGGVAMMCVYLFNIGILDLVREMAGVKWAQSSLCIIWLFTYFLSVGPLGWSIAPEVSSTRLRSKTIVLAQNTYYIAIVVANVIEPYFINPTAWNWLGKTDFFWFGTGLATLIWGFFRLTETKGRTFEELDIMFAAKVLTRRFKAYHVDLYAEDLNIKDSAKENGHHIPASWEFVPGTDPDRG from the exons ATGTCCATAATCATGAAAGGCTACGACACTGCTCTGATCGGCAGTTTTTATGCGCACCCTGAGTTCAAA TCGGTCAGGGCGCAGGTCGCTGGCCAGGTTCTCTGTGGTAAGCTCCATGTCCTTCCAAACTTCAAAAACGATTATGCCAACCATGGTACT TTTATCCTCATGGGCGTCATGCAAACCCTCGTTAATCGGCCAGACGAGTGGTCCTATCGCATTCCCTACGCCGTGCCATGGATTTGGCCGGCACTGTTATGCGTGATTGCAATCTCCATGCCCGAGTCGCCGTGGTGGCAG GCGGGGATGAGCGCAAATTATTCCTACAAGCTTGCGCTGGGCGGGGCGGCCATCGCCTTCATAGGGACTGTCTTGTCTTGGTTCTTGATGAAAGGCTTCGGGAGGCGCTCTATGTACCTCGGTGGGGTGGCGATGATGTGCGTCTACCTCTTCAATATTGGGATACTGGATCTAGTGCGGGAGATGGCCGGTGTAAAATGGGCGCAGTCATCGTTGTGCATTATCTGGCTGTTTACCTACTTTCTGAGCGTCGGACCGCTGGGATGGTCCATTGCGCCGGAGGTATCCTCGACGAGGCTTCGTTCTAAGACGATCGTGCTGGCGCAGAACACGTACTATATCGCCATTGTGGTTGCGAATGTCATTGAGCCGTACTTTATAAATCCCACCGCTTGGAACTGGCTAGGCAAGACCGACTTCTTCTGGTTCGGCACTGGACTCGCCACGTTGATTTGGGGTTTCTTTAGGCTTACAGAGACGAAAGGCAGGACGTTTGAAGAGCTCGATATCATGTTTGCTGCCAAGGTGCTGACGAGAAGGTTCAAAGCGTATCATGTCGATCTATACGCGGAAGACCTCAATATTAAGGACAGTGCAAAGGAGA ACGGCCATCATATCCCTGCGTCATGGGAGTTTGTCCCCGGAACAGACCCAGATCGAGGGTAG
- a CDS encoding putative plasma membrane ammonium transporter (Ato3) (transcript_id=CADANIAT00002862), with product MSDITDKPSDETINLNRMKTAESVFLPISRETFEKLYLTPKHPSVQTDLRKKFGNPTPICLMGFLIASTPHACMLMGWRGAGGNGSALVPTYIFFGGIVQILGGIGEWIIGNTFSCAIFFTYGTFWLVQGGGLMPFFASGMNYSPTGNSFEGQQTGEYAATIAFYYVFLGLLTFIYLICSIRTNVCLFSALFLLVITFSLVAGAFFQLANGAHELAEKLLVAGGAFNFALCVPVWHIFLTQILEAVDFPISVPVGDLSSIVPGRSQKVKRAED from the exons ATGAGCGATATCACAGACAAACCGTCTGACGAGACGATTAACCTGAACCGCATGAAAACCGCGGAGAGTGTCTTCCTCCCGATTTCCCGCGAAACCTTCGAGAAGCTTTACCTGACCCCCAAACACCCCTCCGTGCAGACGGAcctgaggaagaagttcggTAACCCGACCCCGATCTGTCTCATGGGGTTCCTGATCGCATCTACACCCCATGCTTGTATGCTGATGGGGTGGCGCGGAGCCGGCGGGAATGGTAGCGCGCTTGTCCCGACGTATATCTTCTTCGGCGGAATTGTCCAAATTCTGGGTGGTATTGGCGAATGGATTATTGGAAATACGTTCAGTTGCGCGATCTTCTTTACATATG GGACGTTCTGGCTTGTTCAGGGTGGCGGGCTCATGCCATTCTTCGCTTCGGGGATGAACTACTCGCCTACCGGTAATTCTTTTGAGGGACAGCAGACAGGGGAATACGCGGCAACAATTG CTTTCTACTACGTCTTTTTGGGCCTCCTAACGTTCATATATCTGATCTGCTCGATACGGACAAACGTCTGTCTCTTCTCCGCGCTATTCCTCCTTGTCATCACATTCTCCCTCGTTGCCGGTGCattctttcagcttgcgaaTGGAGCTCACGAACTTGCTGAGAAATTGCTGGTG GCCGGTGGCGCCTTCAATTTCGCACTATGTGTTCCTGTCTGGCACATTTTCTTGACGCAGATCCTGGAAGCGGTTGATTTCCCAATTTCCGTTCCCGTTGGGGACTTGAGCAGTATCGTTCCGGGCAGAAGccagaaggtgaagagggcGGAGGATTAG
- a CDS encoding Zn(II)2Cys6 transcription factor (transcript_id=CADANIAT00002863): protein MGSQSSGDLTLSQPRRHIIKACEGCRQQKIKCNGKSPCERCARLSLPCTVRTVARQRRQKILQKRAQQDDVEIIQTALRPVRITDRATGRSAVYGPTSTIALLHLLAANKVNYAISVEVSSTSLVHTDLCMNGLKLNPLAHQPYTIPPTLGLSLTPPLCLTTIPNQILQFFLNREIGNFDKAYALLGPTASKIYAAGFHIEPRGPEVEKLIHILVGLEGFICIALGRPPILGPGIQVSHENESTDAKFFTGLFAILSPSLRAQNNPATGFDELCHSIWTTQARLKAYWEEYEPLLRTAQTEPHRPWNIEDTMRLNTNLYEYAVLTNMKPFLLYMGHQCSALSRAASPASQSSGGMGVNTGALTVTARLGDPFKTANDNAKMASATDCILTSAKSIISTISELRQGCSDAKDLPMHSFFLEAACISLIAYGAWSNNQAGVWDSIELGVRCMEQLQYQRAAAQRLATVRTAMEQTGLKRQL from the exons ATGGGCAGCCAATCGTCGGGAGATCTTACGCTGTCGCAGCCCAGAAGACATATCATCAAGGCATGCGAGGGCTGTCGacagcagaagatcaaatGCAACGGGAAGTCCCCGTGCGAGCGATGCGCCCGCTTATCGCTCCCGTGCACAGTACGGACCGTGGCGCGACAGCGACGGCAGAAGATACTCCAGAAACGAGCGCAGCAagatgatgttgagatcATCCAGACGGCGCTGCGGCCCGTTCGTATCACTGACCGCGCGACAGGACGGTCGGCCGTATACGGGCCAACATCGACGATCGCGCTCCTGCACCTCCTAGCTGCAAACAAAGTAAATTATGCGATTTCAGTTGAGGTCAGTAGCACCAGCCTCGTGCATACAGACCTGTGCATGAATGGTTTGAAACTGAACCCGCTCGCCCATCAGCCGTACACCATCCCTCCCACCCTCGGGCTATCTCTGACCCCTCCGCTATGCCTCACGACTATACCAAACCAGATCCTCCAGTTTTTCCTGAATCG GGAGATCGGCAACTTCGATAAAGCATATGCGCTTCTAGGGCCGACAGCGAGCAAAATCTATGCGGCAGGCTTCCATATCGAGCCGCGGGGGCCGGAGGTTGAAAAACTGATCCACATTCTCGTTGGACTTGAGGG GTTTATCTGTATCGCCCTCGGTCGGCCACCAATCCTCGGCCCTGGCATCCAGGTTTCCCATGAGAACGAGTCGACCGACGCGAAATTCTTCACAGGCCTTTTCGCCATCCTAAGCCCATCCCTGCGTGCGCAGAACAACCCTGCGACCGGTTTTGACGAGCTATGCCATTCCATCTGGACAACGCAAGCTCGACTAAAGGCATACTGGGAAGAGTATGAGCCGCTCCTGCGCACGGCGCAAACCGAGCCACATCGCCCATGGAATATAGAGGACACGATGCGCCTTAATACTAATT TATACGAATACGCCGTTCTCACAAATATGAAACCCTTTCTTCTCTATATGGGGCACCAGTGCTCAGCACTTAGCAGAgcggcttctccagcttcgcaGTCTTCAGGGGGAATGGGCgtaaacacaggagccctCACCGTCACGGCAAGGCTGGGGGATCCCTTTAAGACGGCCAATGACAACGCAAAAATGGCCTCAGCAACTGATTGCATCCTGACATCGGCCAAAAGTATCATCTCGACAATTTCAGAACTGAGGCAGGGGTGTTCTGATGCCAAG GATCTCCCCATGCATTCTTTCTTCCTAGAAGCAGCATGCATCTCGCTCATCGCGTACGGCGCGTGGAGCAACAATCAGGCCGGCGTATGGGATAGCATAGAGCTGGGTGTTCGGTGTATGGAGCAGTTGCAGTATCAGCGCGCCGCAGCGCAGAGGCTTGCAACTGTCAGAACGGCGATGGAACAGACTGGGTTAAAAAGGCAGTTGTGA
- a CDS encoding uncharacterized protein (transcript_id=CADANIAT00002861) has protein sequence MRTVYEGILDMLTFFLSVLFSRVSLAGNAVDSFYPPLNHTTYITNASFGTYGGVFHAPSDQASDTGDSVYNYCTMPHPHVDTYSLPSPVANGSVGAKLVYLEYIQRHQRRTPYNILPGGENQGYNCDAIHPHLFAAPSSGAPAPLQAYGQAYTDPTNPFLTDYVNGSCQYPQLTIGGYLDGYQHGRDLHEVYSKKLGLVPSNLTHDDRRVWLRSSTSPLTQGSAGGVLRGLWPSRKEPLPLHQQAESVDTINRGFPCAKRDALLDAIQSTTEWKEHLTVTSGLRNKLADMFDAQEESSWLDTWDHFADNFQGRLCNGYELPCRLQDQSQCVSRQQAEEVFRAGDWMYNYWWRKNPNVTEYIQTVEGLFIAELVRNFELVQSGSSEVVYSHTFAHDGDVAPLLGALGIKALRWPGMGSNVAFEIWATETDEFYARVLYSGRTIETVHGVLEWIPIQRLIEILSPFIPENIIALCK, from the exons ATGAGAACAGTCTATGAGGGCATCCTCGACATGCTAactttctttctctcagTGCTCTTCTCGAGAGTATCTCTCGCCGGCAATGCCGTGGACAGTTTCTACCCTCCCCTGAACCACACGACCTATATCACCAATGCTTCGTTCGGTACCTATGGCGGGGTCTTTCATGCCCCGTCAGACCAGGCTAGTGACACTGGAGACAGCGTTTACAATTACTGTACTATGCCTCATCCGCACGTAGACACCTATTCCCTGCCTTCGCCAGTGGCAAACGGCTCCGTGGGCGCGAAGTTGGTGTATCTGGAGTATATACAGAGACACCAGAGGCGGACGCCATATAATATTCTACCGGGTGGAGAG AACCAAGGATACAACTGCGACGCGATCCACCCACATCTCTTCGCAGCCCCTTCATCTGGCGCTCCAGCACCATTGCAGGCCTATGGACAGGCATATACAGATCCCACCAATCCTTTCTTGACAGACTATGTCAACGGCTCCTGCCAGTACCCGCAACTCACAATCGGCGGGTATCTCGATGGGTACCAGCACGGGCGTGATCTGCACGAGGTATACAGCAAGAAACTAGGTCTTGTCCCCTCCAATCTTACCCATGACGACAGACGTGTGTGGCTACGATCCAGCACGTCGCCGCTGACACAGGGGTCAGCGGGCGGCGTCCTTCGTGGTCTATGGCCGAGCCGCAAGGAGCCATTGCCGCTCCATCAGCAGGCTGAGAGCGTCGACACAATTAACCGCGGGTTTCCATGCGCGAAACGCGATGCACTTCTAGACGCGATCCAGTCAACAACCGAGTGGAAGGAACATCTTACTGTTACTAGCGGTTTGCGGAATAAGCTCGCGGATATGTTTGATGCACAGGAAGAATCCTCCTGGCTGGACACCTGGGATCACTTTGCGGATAATTTTCAGGGTCGACTGTGTAACGGCTATGAGCTGCCTTGTCGTCTTCAGGACCAGTCTCAATGCGTGTCAAGGcaacaagcagaagaagtctTCCGCGCGGGAGACTGGATGTACAACTACTGGTGGCGGAAGAATCCGAATGTTACCGAGTACATCCAGACTGTTGAAGGTCTCTTTATTGCGGAGCTTGTGAGAAACTTTGAACTAGTGCAAAGCGGGAGCTCAGAAGTTGTGTATTCTCATACATTTGCGCATGACGGAGATGTTGCGCCGCTCCTTGGGGCGTTGGGTATCAAGGCGCTGAGGTGGCCGGGAATGGGGTCGAACGTTGCGTTTGAAATTTG GGCGACAGAGACGGATGAGTTCTATGCGAGGGTGTTGTATAGCGGGCGGACTATAGAGACAGTTCATGGAGTGCTCGAGTGGATTCCCATACAGAGGCTGATTGAGATTCTCAGCCCCTTTATTCCGGAAAATATCATTGCTCTATGTAAATGA
- a CDS encoding uncharacterized protein (transcript_id=CADANIAT00002859) codes for MHWVSGTWLWAKHKASRSTSSGAPIYLEQSKGTSERRNRPRTWSLPTNPPDDTSTASSRSRGSSYSQSHGYSHGHTHSLHRVETYNQAQYNNPLAVAQLRCIRCGGLRSREYHYRHFDDPVKYPSVGICSRQRTRCARAKSDPVPLAAMDPPATAVAPVFDIPELPDTSTSRPKTASGEIEPDSL; via the exons ATGCATTGGGTCTCTGGTACATGGCTCTGGGCCAAGCACAA AGCGTCCCGTTCGACCTCGTCAGGAGCACCTATCTACTTGGAACAATCGAAGGGCACAAGCGAGCGTCGGAATCGCCCACGAACCTGGTCCCTCCCAACAAACCCGCCAGACGACACTTCCACAGCAAGCTCTCGGAGCCGTGGTAGCAGTTACAGCCAGAGCCACGGCTACAGCCACGGTCATACACACAGCCTCCACCGCGTCGAGACGTACAACCAGGCCCAGTACAACAATCCCTTGGCGGTCGCACAACTGCGCTGCATTCGCTGCGGCGGTCTTCGCTCGCGCGAATACCACTACCGACACTTCGATGATCCGGTCAAATACCCCTCTGTCGGGATCTGCTCAAGACAGAGAACAAGATGTGCGAGGGCGAAATCCGATCCGGTGCCGCTGGCGGCAATGGATCCCCCTGCGACGGCGGTGGCACCTGTTTTTGATATCCCTGAATTGCCAGATACGTCCACGTCCAGGCCCAAGACCGCGTCTGGGGAGATCGAACCAGATAG CTTGTAG
- a CDS encoding uncharacterized protein (transcript_id=CADANIAT00002865) — protein sequence MSIPSYNDYQIWIGVVDDHPSLELEEYIVALHKSNGLVCHWFSTIRTLDGTIKHFSESFSPGGAEHLACEQLRKRMLVSHLSDWQLRKFVEIFEETQARESQFFIFRWLYDCVDSGILKEEDVDRVKPWLDFAAESSHAVDANK from the coding sequence ATGTCTATTCCTTCTTACAACGACTACCAAATCTGGATCGGTGTAGTTGATGATCACCCCTCCCTAGAACTTGAAGAGTACATCGTCGCCCTACACAAGAGCAACGGCCTAGTCTGCCACTGGTTCTCGACGATCCGAACATTAGACGGGACAATCAAGCATTTCAGTGAATCATTCAGCCCTGGTGGAGCAGAACATCTCGCCTGCGAGCAACTGCGCAAAAGAATGCTTGTTTCTCACCTTTCTGACTGGCAGCTTCGTAAGTTTGTGGAAATATTTGAGGAAACCCAGGCTCGTGAGAGCCAATTTTTTATCTTCCGTTGGCTGTATGATTGTGTCGACTCTGGCATCctcaaggaggaggatgtggaTAGGGTCAAGCCCTGGCTTGATTTTGCGGCGGAGAGTTCTCATGCTGTTGACGCTAACAAATAA
- a CDS encoding SDR family NAD(P)-dependent oxidoreductase (transcript_id=CADANIAT00002858), with protein sequence MTQSNSPRLYNKVAIVTGASSGLGRAIATRYAREGAKVVCADVSPTARSLEESDITTHDLILKHGGEALFIQTDVGDAAQMESLVKATVQHYGRLDILVNNAGISLEARKPAVLHLTDEETWDTTMRVNAKSVFLGCKYGLAQMLRQEPHPSGDRGWIVNISSIMGMIVGPENPSYCASKGAVSQLTRQIALDYAPHRIYANALCPGYTQTAIFKETTTHLTPWEDLNRRHPLKGPGLPDDVARMAVVLASEDASWVTGVCLPVDGGYTTR encoded by the exons ATGACGCAGTCGAACTCACCCCGTCTATACAATAAAGTCGCCATCGTGACCGGCGCATCCTCAGGCCTCGGTCGAGCTATCGCTACCCGATACGCTCGCGAAGGGGCCAAAGTCGTATGTGCTGATGTATCTCCAACAGCGCGATCGCTCGAGGAGTCCGATATCACCACACACGACTTGATACTGAAACACGGTGGAGAAGCGCTCTTCATCCAGACTGATGTCGGCGACGCGGCTCAGATGGAGAGTCTCGTCAAAGCCACGGTCCAGCACTATGGCCGACTGGATAT CCTTGTCAACAATGCCGGCATAAGCCTTGAGGCCCGCAAACCGGCAGTGCTGCATCTCACCGACGAAGAAACCTGGGATACGACCATGCGCGTCAACGCAAAGTCGGTGTTCTTGGGATGCAAGTATGGTCTCGCGCAGATGCTGCGACAGGAGCCGCATCCCTCGGGGGATCGGGGGTGGATTGTCAACATCTCCTCCATTATGGGGATGATTGTCGGACCAGAAAATC CTTCCTATTGCGCATCCAAAGGCGCCGTCAGCCAACTAACCCGACAGATCGCCCTGGATTACGCGCCTCACCGGATCTATGCAAATGCTCTCTGTCCCGGAT ATACACAAACTGCGATATTCAAAGAGACGACAACCCACTTAACGCCGTGGGAGGATTTGAATCGGCGACATCCACTGAAGGGGCCGGGATTGCCGGATGATGTGGCTAGGATGGCTGTTGTTCTGGCAAGTGAGGACGCAAGCTGGGTTACTGGGGTCTGTTTGCCGGTAGACGGGGGATATACTACTCGCTAG
- a CDS encoding uncharacterized protein (transcript_id=CADANIAT00002860) — protein sequence MLLSIVRALSRYRPPGIYWIRCIQEGLPVGPGDDYLFHAGEIHGHNVVIAAFAAGQPYGTNSATSLASHVKKFFPNLWFGLLVGVSTGLPNFSCSPPRDIRLSNVIVAWSPPGGDYPAIIPYGLGKQKGDVGLSCCAMDIPCLRQDALWAPQLVRSRRKRDAQVIEGYYRDIADTARKFPDRGQENDLLYLPGENLPVLRQHRPDAERTRVWYGSIGSGDKLLKSSRDRDEISDKYNVIGLEMEAAGVLNVIPVGVIRGVCDYGTSKKKKKKKKVKTGSPMQRLRDSLATDPETELRHIEATKGGLLDSSFRWVLENAEFQKWHSSPPEPVALDQGRCWQGQDYAYDWDHELVRQVQSEPLQSIAYCLCQIGLKKKSKTNKF from the exons ATGCTCCTCTCCATAGTGCGGGCTCT ATCGAGGTACAGGCCGCCAGGCATATATTGGATAAGGTGCATTCAAGAAGGGCTCCCTGTCGGTCCTGGCGATGATTATTTGTTCCATGCGGGTGAGATACACGGGCACAATGTCGTGATCGCAGCGTTTGCTGCCGGTCAGCCGTATGGCACCAACTCTGCAACATCACTCGCAAGCCATGTGAAGAAGTTCTTCCCGAACCTGTGGTTTGGTCTTCTCGTGGGTGTTTCTACGGGTCTCCCGAATTTCTCATGTTCACCTCCGCGTGATATCCGATTAAGCAATGTCATTGTAGCTTGGTCTCCTCCGGGTGGAGATTATCCAGCAATTATACCTTACGGACTAGGCAAGCAGAAGGGAGACGTTGGCTTAAGTTGCTGCGCAATGGACATTCCCTGCCTCAGACAGGACGCATTGTGGGCTCCGCAATTGGTAAGATCAAGGCGGAAAAGGGATGCGCAGGTAATAGAGGGCTACTATAGGGATATAGCAGACACGGCGCGAAAGTTTCCAGATCGGGGGCAAGAAAATGACTTGCTTTACCTCCCTGGCGAGAATCTACCAGTTTTACGACAACACCGGCCGGACGCAGAACGCACGCGTGTGTGGTACGGATCAATCGGGTCTGGCGACAAGCTGCTCAAAAGTAGCAGAGACCGGGATGAAATCAGCGACAAATACAATGTGATTGGCCTAGAGATGGAGGCTGCAGGTGTCCTGAACGTAATCCCGGTGGGAGTCATTCGAGGCGTCTGTGATTACGGCAcgagcaaaaaaaaaaaaaaaaaaaaaaaagtaaagaCTGGCAGCCCTATGCAGCG CCTGCGAGATTCGTTAGCCACTGATCCAGAAACTGAGCTACGACACATTGAGGCCACAAAGGGCGGTCTACTGGATAGCTCGTTTCGATGGGTCTTGGAAAATGCTGAGTTTCAGAAATGGCATAGCAGCCCCCCAGAGCCAGTTGCTTTGGATCAAGGGAGATGctggcaagggcaagactaTGCTTATGATTGGGATCATGAGCTTGTACGGCAAGTTCAGTCAGAGCCATTGCAATCGATAGCCTACTGCCTGTGCCAAATAGGCcttaaaaaaaaatcaaagaCCAATAAATTCTGA